In Acidobacteriota bacterium, the genomic window GCGCATGACCTCGCCGAGCGGCGCCTGATAGTAGGAGGCAGTCCAGCGGACCATCTCCAGCACCGGCGCCTCGACCGCTGGGGTTTCTTCCAGCACGGCACTGAGCGGGCGGATGCGGTCCGCAGGAAAATCCGCGGGCGGCGCGTCGCGCACGGCGACAATGACGCCGGTCATCGTGCGCGCGCCCCAGGGCGCGCGCACCCGCAGACCAGGCTGCAGTGTGCGCGCGCCAGCCAGCTCGACCGGGACCGAATAGGTGAAAGCACCGTCGAGCGGAACCGGCAGCGCCAGTTCCACGAACGCAGGAGCCAACGAATTATAGGCCTTTGACGGCGGCGATGATGGCATCGGCGTCAATGCCGTAACGGTGCAATAATTCCTCGGGCTTGCCGCTGCGCGGCACACCGTTCACTGTCAGCCGGTGGACGCGCACGCCCGCAGGCGAGACGGCCTCGCTGACGGCATCACCTATGCCGCCGGCCGAATAGTGGTCTTCGACAGTGATGAGGGTGTTGTTCGTGTCGCGGGCGGCAGCCAGCAGTGCTTCCGTATCGACCGGCCGCACGCTGAAAAGATCAATGACGCGAATGGCGATGGCTTCTTTTTGCAGCCGGTCGTAGGCGGCCAGCGCTTCCGTCAGGGTCACGCCGGCGGCGACGACGGTGACGCGATCCTGGGCGCTCTGCCGTAATACTTTGCATTTGCCGATGGCAAAGGGTTCGCTGTTTTCGTAGATCACCGCCGCCTTGGGACGGCCGGTGCGGACGTAGCAAAGTCCTTTCACCTCGGCGATCAGCGTGATCGCGCGCCAGGTGCTGACCGCATCAGTAGGGTACAGCACCACCGAATGCGGCAAGGCGCGGAAGAGAGAGAGATCTTCCAGTCCCATCTGCGAGCCGCCATCTTCGCCAATGGAAATGCCGGCGTGCGTGCCGACAAATTTCACGTTTGCCTGCGCTAGCCCGGCGAGGCGGATGAAGTCGGCCGCGCGCGTGAGGAAGCAGGCAAAGGTGGACACGAAGGGAATGCGGCCGGTGGTGGCAAAACCCATCGCCATGCCGGTCATGTTCTGCTCGGCAATGTAGCCTTCAAAGAACCGCTCGGGCTGCACCTTCTGGAAGTCCTGGGTGAAGGTCGAGTTTTCGACATCGCCATCAATGGCCACCAGGCGCTCGTCGCGCTGGCCGAGCGCGGCCAGGGCCTGGCCAAAGGCTTCGCGGGTGGCAAGCTGCTGGCCCAATTTGTAGTTGGGTTCGGGCGCCTTGCCGGAGGGCACGGGCAGCGGCGCCGGAGCCGGTGCGGGCTTGCGCGGCCAGGGCTTGTAGCCGTTGGGCACGGGACGAATCGCCGCGCGCAACTCAGACAGGGCGGCGTTGGCCTCCTCGCCTGCCTTCAAAGCTTTGCCGTGCCAGCCGTTCTTGTCCTCAATAAAGGCCACGCCCTTGCCCTTGAGCGTGCGCGCCAGCAGGACGGTGGGCTTGCCGCTGGTCTGTGCGGCGTTCGCAAATGCCGCACGAATCTGCGGCAGGTCATGGCCGTCGAGCACAATCGCATTCCAGCCAAAGGCGTCCCAACGGCGGCGGTACACGTCCATGTCGTGCTGCAGCATGGTGGGCTGACTCTGGCCGAGGCGGTTGACGTCGACGATGGCGCAGAGGTTATCGACGTGGTAGAAGCTGGCAACCTTGGCCGCTTCCCACACCGATCCCTCTGAGGTTTCGCCATCCCCCAGCAAGGCGTAGGTGCGGTAGGAGGCGCCTGCCAGCCGTGCCTGCAAGGCCATACCGAGCGCCACCGGCAGTCCTTGCCCGAGGGATCCGGTGGGCACGGCGACAAACGGCAGCTCCGGCGTGGGATGGCCCTCGAGGTCGGAATCCAGCTTGCGCAGCGTCAGCAGGTGCTCGCGCGGGTACAGGCCCAGCTCGGCCCAGACGGAATAGAGCACGGGCGCAGCGTGGCCCTTGGACAGCACGAACTTGTCGTTGGCGGGGTCAGCGGGATGCACCGGATCGAGCCGCATGACTTCGAAAAACAGCACCGCCAGTAAATCGGCCGCGGACATGGAACTGGTGGGATGGCCGCTGCCCGCCGCGGTCGTGGCTTCGATGGAGTCGATACGGAGCTGCGTGGCGAGATTGTGGAGCGCAAGATCAACTTCCTGCGCCGGATGAGTTTCTTTCACGGGCATGGCATTCTCCCTGGGTTAGCGGGCCAACACTGCCTCGGGCAGGATGAAGCGCACATGCTCATCAATACCCTCGGTCTCTTCTACATGGGTAAATCCAAAACGCTCGCGCAGCGCGGCGACTACCTGCTGCACCAGCGACTCGGGCGCGGAGGCGCCGGCGGTCAACCCGACCGTGGTGACGCCTTCCAGCCAGGCAGGCGCAATGGCATCGGCGTCATCAATGCGGTGCGCGACGGTGCCGGCATTGGCGGCGACTTCGACCAGACGCAGCGAGTTGGAACTATTTTCCGATCCCACCACCAGCACCAACTCCACGCGTGGCGCGATGCGCTTGAGGGCAGTCTGGCGGTTCTGGGTGGCATAACAAATGTCCTGCGCCTTGGGTGCCGCCACTAAAGGAAAACGCTGGCGCAGCCGGTCAATGATGGCGCGCGTCTCGTCCAGACTGAGGGTCGTCTGAGTGAGGAAGGCGACGCGCGTGGGATCCGGAAGCTGCAGCGCATCGACCTGCTCGACGGTCTCCACCACGGGCGTACCTTCCGGTACTTCCCCCAGCAGGCCGATGATCTCGTCATGATGCCGGTGGCCGATAATGACGATACTATAGCCGCGGCCGGTGTACTCCTGAGCCTCGCTGTGAACTTTGTTGACCAGCGGGCAGGTAGCGTCAATGACCTGGAGACCGCGTTCGCGGGCATCACGCCACATCTGCGGCGAGACGCCATGGGCGCTGAAGAAGGTGCGTGCCCCGCGCGGCACCGCAGCCAAATCCGGCACAAAGACTGCTCCGCTGGCCTCGAGACTGGCGATCACGGTACGGTTATGGACGATTTCTTTCAGTACGTAAATCGGCGGGCCAAACTTACGCAGGGCCACTTCCACCGCTTCGACGGCGCGCACCACGCCGGCGCAAAAGCCACGCGGTTTGAGAATCAAAATCGTCTTCGGGCGGTCGGCGGCCATCCGTCATCATTTTAAGCCATCCGCGGCCAGCGCCCCCGCTCAGCGGTGTGGAATGACGGGCGGCTGTTTCTTTTTTGCCGGCAGCTTTTTCACGGGCTTCGCGGTCGTGTTAGCGTCCTGAATCACCAGCGTGGCTGGCGGTGGCGCCGGGGACGGGCGGGGTACGGCCA contains:
- a CDS encoding transketolase, with translation MPVKETHPAQEVDLALHNLATQLRIDSIEATTAAGSGHPTSSMSAADLLAVLFFEVMRLDPVHPADPANDKFVLSKGHAAPVLYSVWAELGLYPREHLLTLRKLDSDLEGHPTPELPFVAVPTGSLGQGLPVALGMALQARLAGASYRTYALLGDGETSEGSVWEAAKVASFYHVDNLCAIVDVNRLGQSQPTMLQHDMDVYRRRWDAFGWNAIVLDGHDLPQIRAAFANAAQTSGKPTVLLARTLKGKGVAFIEDKNGWHGKALKAGEEANAALSELRAAIRPVPNGYKPWPRKPAPAPAPLPVPSGKAPEPNYKLGQQLATREAFGQALAALGQRDERLVAIDGDVENSTFTQDFQKVQPERFFEGYIAEQNMTGMAMGFATTGRIPFVSTFACFLTRAADFIRLAGLAQANVKFVGTHAGISIGEDGGSQMGLEDLSLFRALPHSVVLYPTDAVSTWRAITLIAEVKGLCYVRTGRPKAAVIYENSEPFAIGKCKVLRQSAQDRVTVVAAGVTLTEALAAYDRLQKEAIAIRVIDLFSVRPVDTEALLAAARDTNNTLITVEDHYSAGGIGDAVSEAVSPAGVRVHRLTVNGVPRSGKPEELLHRYGIDADAIIAAVKGL
- the ispH gene encoding 4-hydroxy-3-methylbut-2-enyl diphosphate reductase — protein: MAADRPKTILILKPRGFCAGVVRAVEAVEVALRKFGPPIYVLKEIVHNRTVIASLEASGAVFVPDLAAVPRGARTFFSAHGVSPQMWRDARERGLQVIDATCPLVNKVHSEAQEYTGRGYSIVIIGHRHHDEIIGLLGEVPEGTPVVETVEQVDALQLPDPTRVAFLTQTTLSLDETRAIIDRLRQRFPLVAAPKAQDICYATQNRQTALKRIAPRVELVLVVGSENSSNSLRLVEVAANAGTVAHRIDDADAIAPAWLEGVTTVGLTAGASAPESLVQQVVAALRERFGFTHVEETEGIDEHVRFILPEAVLAR